From the genome of Staphylococcus haemolyticus, one region includes:
- a CDS encoding homoserine dehydrogenase translates to MKELNIALLGLGTVGSGVVKIIEENRQQIIDTLNKDIVIKHILVRDKSKKRPINISRYHLTEDVNEILNDDSIDIVIEVMGGIEPTVDWLRDALKSGKHVITANKDLLAVHLKLLEDLAEEKGLALKFEASVAGGIPIVNAINNGLNANNISKFMGILNGTSNFILSKMTREQTTFEDALDEAQRLGFAEADPTDDVEGIDAARKVVITSYLSFNQVIKLNDVKVRGISQTTLSDINVADKLGYKIKLIGKGTYQNSKVNASVEPTLIHKSHQLATVEDEYNAIYVVGDAVGDTMFYGKGAGSLATGSAVVSDLLNVALFFESNTHTLPPHFELKTDATREIMDTEDVVAIQEKLNYYIVLNSDLSKEKFKSLLKETLPFHKSLQVEQRDEQTYGVVIIGLDQSPEDVLSKADFNIEKIYPVEGV, encoded by the coding sequence ATGAAAGAATTAAATATTGCTTTGCTTGGTCTAGGAACAGTGGGATCGGGTGTAGTTAAAATAATTGAAGAGAATCGACAACAAATTATAGATACGTTAAACAAAGATATTGTTATAAAGCATATTTTAGTGCGTGATAAATCTAAGAAAAGACCTATAAATATTAGTCGATATCATTTAACTGAAGATGTTAATGAAATTTTAAATGATGATTCTATCGATATCGTCATTGAAGTAATGGGGGGCATTGAACCTACTGTTGATTGGTTAAGAGATGCTTTGAAAAGCGGTAAACATGTAATTACTGCAAACAAAGATTTATTAGCCGTACATTTGAAGCTACTAGAAGATTTAGCTGAGGAAAAGGGACTTGCGTTGAAATTCGAAGCGAGTGTTGCCGGTGGTATCCCTATAGTAAATGCTATTAATAATGGATTGAATGCTAATAACATTTCTAAATTTATGGGAATACTAAATGGTACATCTAACTTCATCTTATCTAAAATGACACGTGAACAAACAACGTTTGAAGATGCTCTTGATGAAGCGCAAAGGCTAGGTTTTGCTGAAGCAGATCCGACTGATGACGTAGAAGGTATTGATGCAGCACGTAAAGTTGTTATCACTTCTTATTTATCATTTAACCAAGTCATTAAACTAAATGATGTTAAAGTTCGTGGTATAAGTCAGACAACTTTATCTGATATCAATGTCGCGGACAAATTAGGTTATAAAATTAAATTGATTGGTAAGGGAACTTATCAAAATAGTAAAGTAAACGCATCAGTTGAACCAACATTAATACATAAATCCCATCAACTAGCTACAGTTGAAGATGAATATAATGCAATCTATGTCGTAGGCGATGCAGTGGGCGATACAATGTTCTATGGGAAAGGTGCAGGTAGCTTAGCTACTGGAAGTGCTGTTGTAAGTGATTTACTAAATGTGGCATTATTCTTTGAATCAAATACGCATACATTACCACCTCATTTTGAATTGAAAACCGATGCAACTCGCGAAATTATGGATACGGAAGATGTCGTAGCTATTCAAGAGAAGTTAAACTATTATATTGTTCTTAATAGTGACTTATCAAAAGAAAAATTTAAATCATTATTGAAAGAAACGTTACCTTTCCATAAATCACTACAAGTTGAACAACGTGATGAACAAACGTATGGTGTAGTTATTATAGGTTTAGATCAGTCACCAGAGGACGTTTTAAGTAAAGCTGATTTTAATATCGAGAAAATTTATCCAGTTGAAGGGGTTTAA
- a CDS encoding amino acid permease has product MEDNNMKRGLNSRHISMIAIGGAIGTGLFVATGSVVAQAGPGGAILAYLLIGIMLYFLMSSIGELATFYPVSGSFSSYATRFVDPSLGFTMGWLYYIMWALVSSVDVMVASNVLYYWDIFKFFSPLTWSLIFITIVFLLNIFTVKAFGETEFWLSLVKVLTIIIFIIVGFLMIFGILGSHTYGFENYTKGEAPFVGGLSGFLGVLLVAGFSVGGTEVVAVTAGESDNPEKTMPKAVKQVFWRILLFYVLSIGVIAAIIPYTDPLLLNENESVTQSPFTIVFDRIGVAFAASVINAVILTSLLSATNSGVYTTSRMLFSLSDEKQAPKFLSKLNEKSKLPLRALVTTYILIVAIIIIANFYSNAVFSLLNIIGSLVIIVWAASSWAQVRLRKAIKLQGQDINQLLPYKSPLYPLGPILVFATLIFLYFGNSIGDLFDGNIGKFFVNILPIIILGLIFLAHKLIRKTKFVKLNDMDITPHHYHKEN; this is encoded by the coding sequence ATGGAAGATAACAATATGAAAAGAGGTCTTAACTCAAGACACATATCTATGATTGCTATAGGTGGCGCAATTGGTACGGGGCTCTTTGTAGCAACAGGTAGTGTTGTTGCTCAAGCCGGTCCTGGTGGCGCTATATTAGCTTATTTATTAATTGGCATAATGCTTTACTTTTTAATGTCGTCAATTGGTGAATTGGCAACATTTTATCCTGTTTCAGGATCGTTCAGTTCATACGCAACGCGATTCGTAGACCCTTCTCTAGGTTTTACTATGGGATGGTTATACTACATCATGTGGGCATTAGTATCCAGTGTAGATGTTATGGTAGCTTCAAACGTTTTATATTATTGGGATATATTTAAATTCTTTAGTCCACTTACTTGGAGTTTAATCTTTATCACAATTGTATTTTTATTAAACATCTTCACGGTAAAAGCTTTTGGGGAAACTGAATTTTGGTTATCTTTAGTTAAAGTATTAACTATTATTATATTTATTATTGTTGGTTTCTTGATGATCTTCGGTATATTAGGTAGCCATACTTACGGTTTTGAAAACTATACTAAAGGCGAGGCACCATTCGTAGGTGGTTTATCTGGTTTCTTAGGCGTTTTACTAGTAGCCGGATTCTCAGTTGGTGGTACTGAAGTTGTAGCAGTAACTGCTGGCGAATCTGATAATCCAGAAAAAACAATGCCTAAAGCTGTTAAACAAGTTTTTTGGAGAATTTTATTATTCTATGTATTATCAATTGGTGTTATTGCAGCTATCATTCCTTATACAGATCCATTATTATTAAATGAAAATGAATCAGTAACACAAAGCCCTTTCACAATTGTATTTGACAGAATTGGTGTTGCTTTTGCCGCTTCAGTTATTAACGCTGTTATATTGACATCATTATTATCTGCGACAAATTCAGGTGTTTACACCACTAGTAGAATGTTATTCTCTTTAAGTGATGAAAAACAAGCACCAAAGTTCTTAAGTAAGCTTAATGAAAAATCCAAATTACCTTTAAGAGCATTAGTTACAACATATATTCTAATCGTTGCAATTATCATTATTGCTAATTTTTATTCAAATGCTGTATTTAGTTTATTAAACATTATAGGTTCATTGGTAATCATTGTTTGGGCAGCTAGTTCATGGGCACAAGTGAGATTGCGTAAAGCTATTAAACTTCAAGGACAAGATATCAATCAACTTTTACCTTATAAATCACCATTGTACCCTCTTGGACCAATTTTAGTATTTGCAACTTTAATTTTCTTATACTTTGGTAATTCAATTGGAGATTTATTCGATGGTAATATAGGTAAATTTTTCGTTAACATCTTACCTATTATTATTTTAGGACTCATTTTCTTAGCTCATAAATTAATAAGAAAAACGAAGTTCGTTAAATTAAATGATATGGATATCACACCACATCATTATCATAAAGAAAATTAA
- a CDS encoding response regulator transcription factor, producing the protein MISIVIAEDQNMLRKAMIQLIEFHDDLKVIDDFDNGIDALQSINSQQPDIAILDIEIPGMTGLEVLSQLRENKINTKVIIVTTFKRPGYFERAVANDVDAYVLKERSVDDLVATIHKVLNGEKEYSTSLMTSLFKEANPLTHKEQVVLREIGEGLSNKEVADKLYLSNGTVRNYTSNIIDKLEAENRFDAWKKANEKGWI; encoded by the coding sequence ATGATTTCAATCGTAATTGCAGAAGATCAAAATATGTTGCGTAAAGCAATGATACAATTAATTGAATTTCACGACGATTTAAAAGTGATAGATGATTTTGATAATGGTATTGACGCATTACAATCTATTAATAGTCAACAGCCTGACATTGCTATTTTAGATATTGAGATACCAGGAATGACGGGTTTAGAAGTATTATCGCAATTAAGAGAAAATAAAATTAATACAAAAGTGATTATTGTCACGACTTTTAAAAGGCCTGGTTATTTTGAAAGAGCTGTTGCAAACGATGTTGATGCCTATGTGTTAAAAGAACGATCGGTAGATGATTTAGTTGCAACCATTCATAAAGTTTTAAATGGCGAAAAAGAATATAGTACGTCTTTAATGACATCTTTGTTTAAAGAGGCTAATCCATTAACGCATAAAGAACAAGTCGTGTTACGTGAAATAGGAGAAGGATTAAGTAATAAAGAAGTCGCTGATAAACTCTATCTTTCAAACGGTACTGTAAGAAATTACACTTCTAATATAATTGATAAACTTGAAGCGGAGAATCGTTTTGATGCATGGAAAAAAGCAAATGAAAAAGGTTGGATATAA
- a CDS encoding Cof-type HAD-IIB family hydrolase: protein MSNYKMIVMDMDDTLINSENKVSKETKNYLIDIQNQGYKVVLASGRPTEGMLPIAKELELDVHDSYIISYNGGKTIKVATEEVEVSQSVSKKNFDLIVDFCREHNFLILTYQDGHIIHDGDHEYRDIESELTGLPMKRVNDIKAYINDSVPKAMGVDYATNIAKVRDDMHGSFNSEIDVTTSKPFFLEFMAKDVSKGNAIKALCEKLNVSLSEVICFGDSLNDQSMFEVVGCAIAMGNANEELKAIADKITLDNDSNGIPAALKTLL, encoded by the coding sequence ATGAGTAATTATAAAATGATCGTTATGGACATGGACGATACTTTAATTAATAGTGAGAATAAAGTAAGTAAAGAAACTAAAAATTACTTGATAGATATTCAAAACCAAGGCTATAAAGTAGTGTTAGCTTCAGGAAGACCAACTGAAGGTATGCTACCAATTGCAAAAGAATTAGAATTAGATGTTCATGATAGTTATATCATCAGTTACAACGGCGGTAAAACAATCAAAGTAGCAACAGAAGAAGTAGAAGTGAGTCAAAGTGTATCTAAGAAGAATTTTGACCTTATTGTGGATTTTTGTCGTGAACATAACTTTTTAATCCTGACATATCAAGATGGTCATATTATCCATGATGGTGATCATGAATATAGAGATATTGAATCAGAACTTACCGGGCTACCTATGAAACGTGTAAATGATATTAAAGCTTATATTAACGATAGCGTTCCAAAAGCGATGGGCGTTGATTACGCAACAAATATTGCTAAAGTACGTGATGATATGCATGGAAGTTTTAATTCAGAAATTGATGTAACAACAAGTAAACCATTCTTTTTAGAATTTATGGCAAAGGATGTTTCAAAAGGTAATGCGATTAAAGCATTATGTGAAAAATTAAATGTATCATTATCTGAAGTAATTTGTTTTGGTGATAGTTTAAATGATCAATCAATGTTTGAAGTAGTGGGTTGTGCTATCGCGATGGGAAATGCAAATGAGGAACTGAAGGCTATTGCAGACAAAATAACGTTAGATAACGATTCTAATGGTATTCCCGCAGCTTTAAAAACACTTTTGTAA
- a CDS encoding aspartate kinase: MKVAKFGGSSVSNATQIKKVLDIVNSDSDRKIIIVSAPGKRHKDDVKTTDLLVRLYEKVMNNLNYQDKRKEIIQRYADILHDLDMDDSLLKVIDDTLEEIISTLKDKPLRLYDAILSCGENFNAQLIASYNDSQGFKTTYLSPKDAGILVTDLPQQAQILEEAYEKISKLKDIEGKIIIPGFFGVSKNDYVVTFPRGGSDITGAIIARGIRASLYENFTDVSGIYKANPNIINNPDLIEEITYREMRELSYAGFSVFHDEALQPLYKHRIPVVIKNTNRPQDKGTFIRHDRDVSDKNVIIGISCDKGFSVINIKKYLMNRQVGFTRKILEILEDYNISFDHMPSGIDSISIILRTHQLKGKEKDVLNAIRKRCDVDELSIEHDLAILMIVGEGMNKAIGTANTITHALAESNINLKMINQGSSEISMMFGISIEDADKAVLSTYEYCYHGICLKNLNKQA; the protein is encoded by the coding sequence ATGAAAGTGGCAAAATTCGGCGGTAGTTCAGTTTCAAATGCAACACAAATCAAAAAAGTCCTAGATATCGTTAATAGCGATTCAGATCGTAAAATTATTATTGTTTCTGCACCAGGCAAAAGACACAAAGATGATGTTAAAACGACCGATCTTCTAGTTCGATTATATGAAAAAGTAATGAATAATCTTAATTATCAAGATAAAAGGAAAGAAATTATTCAACGTTATGCAGATATTTTACATGATCTTGATATGGATGATTCATTATTAAAAGTAATTGATGACACATTAGAAGAGATTATTTCAACTTTAAAAGATAAGCCTTTAAGATTATACGATGCAATTCTTTCTTGTGGTGAAAATTTTAATGCGCAATTAATTGCATCTTATAATGATTCGCAAGGTTTTAAAACGACATACCTTTCTCCAAAAGATGCAGGTATTCTAGTTACAGATTTACCGCAACAAGCTCAAATCTTGGAAGAAGCTTATGAGAAGATTAGTAAATTAAAAGATATTGAAGGTAAAATTATTATCCCAGGATTCTTTGGTGTTTCTAAAAATGATTATGTCGTTACGTTCCCAAGAGGTGGTTCTGACATTACAGGTGCAATCATTGCTAGAGGAATTAGAGCATCTTTATATGAAAACTTCACTGATGTATCAGGTATTTATAAGGCAAACCCTAATATAATTAACAATCCGGATCTTATTGAAGAAATTACGTATCGTGAAATGCGAGAACTTTCATATGCTGGGTTTAGCGTCTTCCATGATGAAGCATTGCAGCCACTCTATAAACACAGAATTCCAGTGGTTATTAAAAATACTAATCGCCCTCAAGATAAAGGTACATTTATACGCCATGATAGAGATGTAAGTGATAAAAATGTCATTATAGGTATAAGTTGTGATAAAGGATTTAGTGTTATTAATATTAAAAAATATCTAATGAATAGACAGGTCGGCTTCACACGTAAAATTCTTGAAATATTAGAAGATTACAATATTTCTTTCGACCATATGCCTTCAGGTATTGATAGTATTAGTATCATCCTTCGAACACATCAATTAAAAGGTAAAGAAAAAGATGTACTTAACGCTATACGTAAACGTTGCGATGTTGATGAATTAAGTATTGAACACGACTTAGCGATTTTAATGATTGTTGGTGAAGGAATGAATAAAGCAATCGGTACTGCTAACACTATTACCCATGCGTTAGCAGAGTCTAATATCAATTTGAAAATGATCAACCAAGGCTCGTCTGAAATATCAATGATGTTCGGTATTTCAATTGAAGATGCAGATAAGGCTGTTTTATCTACATATGAATATTGTTATCATGGCATTTGTTTGAAAAATCTAAATAAGCAAGCATAG
- a CDS encoding sensor histidine kinase → MKRSLGAKMGEISSLIYLIFSYYGLYLTWQDDSFLLNLFIVIIFTFAYASLILFHEALSHRINLMLFFIHFLAIIYFVYAYNPTLSLFFFFSAFAIPFLFKRGVKSIEFMLLISSMITCIIITIIQTNHFYVVSIIIYYIVILAILFGNFKIMKERQYRQQIEEKNKYINILIAEQERNRIGQDLHDTLGHVFASLSVKSELAAKLIDKDPIAAKKEILNINEISKDTLEKVRHIIENLKVQTFEEEIQSIEQFLKDANIHFNFENIRGASSLNPTKQTILSMILREAVNNVIKHAEASEINGKIESYDNGIKLIISDNGIGLKQPSEVKLKSINDRVALLSGTVNITSKQGTTIDIMIPREGVK, encoded by the coding sequence ATGAAGCGTAGTTTAGGAGCTAAAATGGGAGAGATTTCATCTTTAATTTACTTAATATTTTCATATTATGGTTTGTATTTAACATGGCAAGATGATAGCTTTTTATTAAATTTATTTATTGTAATCATTTTTACATTTGCATATGCTAGTTTAATTCTTTTTCATGAAGCATTAAGCCATCGTATCAATTTAATGTTATTTTTTATTCATTTTCTAGCGATTATTTACTTTGTATATGCATACAATCCAACATTGAGTTTATTTTTCTTCTTTAGTGCATTTGCTATACCATTTTTATTTAAAAGGGGAGTAAAATCAATAGAGTTTATGTTATTAATAAGCTCAATGATTACATGTATCATCATAACGATTATACAAACGAATCACTTTTATGTCGTGAGTATTATTATTTATTATATTGTTATTTTAGCAATATTATTTGGTAATTTTAAAATAATGAAAGAGAGACAATATCGTCAACAAATTGAAGAAAAAAATAAATATATTAATATTTTGATTGCGGAACAAGAACGTAATCGAATAGGTCAAGACTTACATGACACGTTAGGACATGTATTTGCAAGTTTGAGTGTTAAATCAGAATTAGCTGCAAAACTAATCGATAAAGATCCGATAGCAGCTAAGAAAGAAATACTAAATATAAACGAAATTTCGAAAGATACATTAGAGAAAGTAAGACATATTATTGAAAATTTAAAAGTTCAAACTTTTGAAGAAGAAATTCAATCTATAGAACAATTCTTAAAGGATGCAAATATTCACTTTAACTTTGAAAATATAAGAGGTGCGAGTTCCCTCAACCCAACTAAACAGACGATATTATCAATGATACTTAGAGAAGCGGTTAACAATGTAATTAAGCACGCGGAAGCCTCTGAAATTAATGGGAAAATAGAAAGTTACGACAATGGTATTAAATTAATCATTAGTGACAACGGTATAGGTCTGAAACAACCTAGCGAAGTAAAATTAAAGAGTATTAACGATAGGGTAGCGTTATTGAGCGGGACAGTTAATATCACTTCTAAACAGGGTACGACTATCGATATTATGATTCCGAGAGAAGGTGTAAAATGA
- a CDS encoding ABC transporter permease: protein MTNIITLLDIEYKLLFRRKLSSFMAFIFPLAFYLLFTSLIDMPADAKKVFYKEYMYSMTVFSLMGFCLMQFPLEIIEERNSGWYKRLISTPITVLNYYLAKIIKTMTLFLASILLLFCVAHFYKGVDLSVSEWILSGVSLWLGASMFLTLGLIITQFTETQKASSVANLCNIVLAIIGGLWFPVSTFPDWMQTIAKLTPTYHLRHLALEFGKGNGFNVQSFIILGIYSIIFLIIALLINKSKEVE, encoded by the coding sequence ATGACGAACATTATAACGTTACTTGATATTGAATATAAATTATTATTTCGACGCAAATTATCATCATTTATGGCTTTCATCTTCCCTTTGGCATTCTATTTATTGTTTACATCATTAATTGATATGCCAGCAGATGCGAAAAAAGTATTTTACAAAGAGTATATGTATAGTATGACGGTATTCAGTTTAATGGGATTTTGCCTGATGCAATTTCCATTAGAAATAATCGAGGAAAGAAACAGTGGTTGGTATAAAAGATTAATTTCTACACCGATCACAGTGTTAAATTATTATTTAGCTAAGATTATTAAAACTATGACTTTATTTTTAGCTTCAATATTGCTTTTATTCTGCGTAGCACACTTCTATAAAGGGGTAGATCTAAGTGTAAGTGAATGGATTTTATCTGGTGTCTCTTTATGGTTAGGTGCTAGCATGTTTTTGACATTAGGTTTAATCATTACGCAATTTACTGAAACACAGAAAGCAAGCAGCGTAGCTAATCTATGTAATATTGTATTAGCCATTATTGGTGGATTGTGGTTCCCTGTTAGTACATTTCCTGATTGGATGCAAACAATTGCTAAACTAACACCAACGTATCATTTACGTCATTTGGCACTTGAATTTGGTAAAGGTAATGGCTTTAATGTACAATCATTCATAATTTTAGGTATTTATAGCATTATTTTCTTAATTATTGCATTATTAATTAATAAGAGCAAAGAGGTGGAATAA
- the thrC gene encoding threonine synthase codes for MKRWQGLVEEFKEYLPVNSDTPKLTLNEGHTPLIHCENLSKMLDIDLYVKYEGANPTGSFKDRGMVMAVTKAKEQGKKVVICASTGNTSASAAAYAARAGLKAIVVIPEGKIALGKLSQAVMYGAEIVSIEGNFDEALEIVKEIAENDEEIELVNSVNPYRIEGQKTGAFEIVEQLEQAPDVLAIPVGNAGNITAYWKGFKEYHEKKGSQLPRLFGFQAEGASPIVQNKVIKNPETIATAIRIGNPASWTKATNALDESNGLIDSVTDEEILEAYQLMTSKEGVFSEPASNASIAGLIKLHRAGQLPKGKKIVAILTGNGLKDPDTAISILDNPIQPLPNDKSSIIDYIKGAL; via the coding sequence ATGAAAAGATGGCAAGGTTTAGTTGAAGAGTTTAAAGAATATTTACCAGTTAACAGCGACACACCAAAGTTAACATTAAATGAAGGACATACTCCATTAATTCATTGTGAGAACTTGTCTAAGATGTTGGATATTGATTTATATGTAAAATATGAAGGTGCAAATCCTACAGGTTCTTTTAAAGATAGAGGTATGGTCATGGCAGTTACTAAAGCAAAAGAACAAGGGAAAAAAGTTGTTATCTGTGCATCTACTGGTAATACATCAGCTTCAGCAGCTGCATATGCTGCACGAGCTGGATTAAAAGCAATTGTAGTTATTCCAGAGGGTAAGATTGCACTCGGTAAATTATCGCAAGCTGTTATGTATGGTGCTGAAATTGTTTCTATTGAAGGAAACTTTGATGAGGCTTTAGAAATTGTTAAGGAAATTGCTGAAAATGATGAAGAAATTGAGTTAGTTAATTCAGTGAATCCGTATCGTATTGAAGGACAAAAAACGGGTGCATTTGAAATTGTTGAACAATTGGAACAAGCTCCAGACGTACTCGCAATTCCAGTTGGAAACGCAGGCAATATTACTGCTTATTGGAAAGGTTTTAAAGAATACCATGAGAAAAAAGGTAGTCAATTACCTCGATTATTTGGCTTCCAAGCAGAAGGTGCGTCACCAATTGTTCAAAATAAAGTGATTAAAAACCCTGAAACAATTGCTACAGCTATTCGAATTGGTAATCCAGCTAGTTGGACTAAAGCTACGAATGCGTTAGACGAATCTAATGGATTGATTGATAGCGTTACTGATGAAGAAATTTTAGAAGCTTATCAATTAATGACTTCTAAAGAAGGTGTATTTAGCGAACCAGCTAGTAACGCCTCAATTGCAGGTCTGATTAAATTACATCGAGCAGGACAATTACCTAAAGGCAAAAAAATAGTAGCTATTTTAACTGGTAATGGATTAAAAGATCCTGATACTGCTATTTCAATATTAGATAACCCTATTCAACCGCTTCCTAACGATAAATCAAGTATTATTGATTACATTAAAGGAGCTTTGTAA
- the nucI gene encoding thermonuclease NucI, translating into MNSKKSLSIIVLAVLVVGVLAFQFINHTGPFKNNGSQSSNSTNIKDKEKVHVDRVVDGDTFVATNSEGKEIKVRLIGIDTPETVKPNTPVQPYGKEASNYSKQHLNGKDVYLEYDKEKEDRYGRTLAYVWLDENIMYNEELVKNGLAREKYFSPNGKYRSLFEKDEQQAKKDKVNLWS; encoded by the coding sequence TTGAATTCGAAAAAATCATTAAGTATCATAGTTTTAGCTGTTTTAGTGGTAGGCGTATTAGCCTTTCAATTTATTAATCACACTGGGCCTTTTAAAAATAATGGTTCACAGTCATCAAACAGTACTAACATTAAAGACAAAGAAAAAGTACATGTAGATCGAGTCGTAGATGGTGATACATTTGTTGCAACAAATAGCGAAGGGAAAGAAATTAAAGTTAGACTTATAGGTATAGATACTCCAGAAACAGTCAAACCTAACACACCAGTTCAACCATATGGTAAAGAAGCATCTAATTATAGTAAACAACACTTAAATGGGAAAGATGTATATTTAGAATATGACAAAGAAAAAGAAGATAGATATGGTCGGACACTTGCTTATGTGTGGTTAGATGAGAACATTATGTACAACGAAGAATTAGTTAAAAATGGATTAGCACGTGAAAAGTACTTCTCACCGAATGGCAAATATCGTTCTCTCTTTGAAAAAGATGAGCAACAAGCTAAAAAGGATAAAGTGAATTTATGGAGTTAA
- the thrB gene encoding homoserine kinase: MTEQLHLKIPASTANLGVGFDSIGMAIDKYLHLYVKRIEEEEWEFTYLNSELDSLPKNKDNYVFKVAQQVASKYNVKLPSLSVEMRSDIPLARGLGSSASALVGALYIANYFGNIQLSKYELLQLATEIEGHPDNVAPTIYGGLLAGFYNPDTKETNVAHIDVPDVDIILTIPPYELKTEDSRNVLPDQFSHKRAVQSSAISNTMLCALIQHNYGLAGKMMSQDGFHEPYRQHLISEFKEVKAIAQQYDAYATVISGAGPTILTMSSKEKSGQLVRALRKAVTTCHSELATINEIGVVEEIVYPS; encoded by the coding sequence ATGACTGAACAGTTGCACTTAAAGATACCAGCGTCTACTGCTAATTTAGGCGTTGGTTTCGATTCGATAGGTATGGCTATAGATAAATATTTACATCTTTATGTGAAACGAATTGAAGAGGAAGAATGGGAATTTACATATTTAAATTCTGAATTAGATTCACTTCCTAAGAACAAAGACAATTATGTTTTTAAAGTGGCTCAGCAAGTCGCATCTAAATATAATGTAAAATTACCTAGTTTAAGTGTTGAAATGCGAAGTGATATACCATTAGCTAGAGGTTTAGGCTCATCGGCGTCTGCATTGGTAGGCGCTTTATACATTGCAAATTATTTTGGCAATATTCAGCTTTCTAAATATGAATTACTTCAATTAGCTACAGAAATAGAAGGTCATCCAGATAATGTTGCGCCTACAATTTATGGTGGCTTATTAGCAGGCTTTTATAATCCAGATACAAAAGAAACGAATGTAGCACATATTGATGTGCCAGATGTTGATATAATTCTAACTATACCTCCATATGAATTAAAGACTGAAGATTCTCGTAACGTTTTACCTGATCAATTTTCTCATAAGCGCGCGGTTCAAAGTAGTGCAATAAGTAATACGATGCTGTGTGCATTAATTCAACATAATTATGGACTTGCTGGGAAAATGATGTCACAGGATGGCTTCCATGAGCCATATCGCCAACATTTAATATCTGAATTTAAAGAGGTTAAAGCTATAGCTCAACAATATGATGCATATGCGACAGTTATTAGTGGTGCAGGACCTACCATATTAACAATGAGTTCTAAGGAGAAGAGTGGTCAATTAGTTAGAGCGTTAAGAAAAGCCGTTACAACATGTCATTCAGAATTAGCAACAATCAATGAAATTGGCGTTGTTGAAGAAATTGTGTATCCTTCATAA
- a CDS encoding ABC transporter ATP-binding protein — MIYINQLKKSFGKKTVLNNISLDIEEGKCTALIGKNGAGKSTLIDILIGHKHANSGTVEDKLNLISSHNMGILFQTTNLPKLIKVKELYHLYQQLYTNPMTFNEFQKLTQFSNLQLEQYANKLSGGQKRLLDFVLTLIGKPQFLILDEPTTSMDIETREHFWNLIEQLKEDGITILYTSHYIEEVERMADKVVYLEQGSIKINDTPHNILFSQNNSIIEIMTFTEEQYQILSETYDIEITNGNLKIQTENVEAVITNLIKINVDLNQITIYKKSLLELMFSKEERVVQ; from the coding sequence ATGATATATATTAATCAATTAAAGAAATCGTTTGGTAAAAAGACAGTTTTGAATAATATCTCATTAGATATCGAGGAAGGAAAGTGTACTGCATTAATCGGAAAAAATGGTGCAGGAAAGTCCACTTTAATAGATATACTTATTGGTCATAAGCATGCGAATAGTGGAACAGTCGAAGATAAACTTAATTTAATATCCTCACATAATATGGGCATATTATTTCAAACTACGAATTTACCTAAGCTCATTAAAGTAAAAGAACTATATCATTTATATCAACAATTATATACCAATCCTATGACATTTAATGAGTTTCAAAAATTAACTCAATTTTCTAATCTTCAATTGGAACAATATGCTAATAAATTATCAGGAGGTCAAAAGAGATTACTAGACTTTGTTCTAACTTTAATAGGCAAACCTCAATTTTTAATATTAGATGAACCAACAACATCAATGGATATTGAAACAAGAGAACACTTTTGGAATCTAATTGAACAACTTAAAGAAGATGGTATAACTATACTTTACACCTCTCATTATATTGAAGAAGTCGAAAGAATGGCTGATAAAGTTGTCTATTTAGAACAAGGAAGTATCAAAATTAATGATACACCACATAATATCTTATTTAGTCAAAATAATTCAATTATTGAAATAATGACCTTTACGGAAGAACAATATCAAATACTTTCAGAAACATATGATATAGAAATTACGAATGGTAACTTAAAAATTCAAACAGAAAATGTTGAAGCAGTTATTACAAATCTAATTAAAATAAATGTAGATTTAAATCAAATCACAATTTATAAAAAATCTTTATTGGAACTCATGTTTTCAAAAGAAGAAAGAGTGGTGCAATAG